A section of the Tenrec ecaudatus isolate mTenEca1 chromosome 15, mTenEca1.hap1, whole genome shotgun sequence genome encodes:
- the LOC142427738 gene encoding large ribosomal subunit protein uL24-like, translating into MKFNPFVTSDRRKNRKRHFSATSHVRRKIMSSPLSKELRQKYNVRSIPIRKDDEVQVVRGHYKGQQIGKVVQVYRKKYVIYIERVQRDKANGTTVHEGIHPSKVVITRLKLDKDRKKILEWKAKSRQVGKEKGKYKEESLEKMQE; encoded by the coding sequence ATGAAGTTCAATCCCTTTGTGACTTCGGACCGGAGAAAAAACCGGAAAAGGCATTTCAGTGCCACTTCCCACGTTCGCAGGAAGATTATGTCTTCCCCGCTTTCCAAGGAACTTAGACAGAAATACAACGTCCGGTCCATTCCTATCCGCAAGGATGATGAAGTTCAGGTTGTGCGAGGACACTACAAAGGTCAGCAGATTGGCAAAGTGGTCCAGGTTTACCGAAAGAAGTACGTCATCTACATTGAGCGGGTGCAGCGAGATAAAGCTAACGGCACCACTGTCCATGAGGGCATTCACCCCAGCAAGGTGGTGATTACAAGGTTAAAACTGGACAAAGACCGCAAAAAGATCCTGGAGTGGAAAGCCAAATCTCGCCAAGTCGGAAAGGAAAAGGGCAAATACAAGGAAGAATCACTTGAGAAGATGCAAGAGTGA